In Halofilum ochraceum, the genomic stretch TGTCCAAGGCGAAATTCGAGCGCACAAAGCCGCATGTCAACGTAGGGACGATTGGTCACGTGGACCACGGCAAGACGACGCTGACGGCGGCACTGACGAAGGTGCAGGCCGAGGCGGTCGGCGGTGAGGCGCGGGCATTCGACATGATCGACAACGCGCCGGAGGAGCGCGCGCGTGGTATCACGATCGCGACGGCGCACGTGGAGTACGAGTCGAACGAGCGCCACTACGCGCACGTGGACTGCCCGGGCCACGCGGACTACGTGAAGAACATGATCACGGGTGCCGCGCAGATGGACGGCGCGATCCTGGTGGTGAGTGCCGCGGACGGGCCGATGCCGCAGACGCGCGAGCACATTCTGCTGGGGCGCCAGGTGGGCGTGCCGAGCATCGTGGTGTACCTGAACAAGGCGGACATGGTCGACGATCCGGAGCTGCTGGAGCTCGTCGAGATGGAGGTCCGCGAGCTGCTGTCGAGCTACGACTACGACGGTGACGAGACGCCGGTGGTGACGGGCTCGGCGCTGAAGGCGCTCGAGGGTGACCAGTCGGAGATCGGGGTGCCGTCGATCCTGCGCCTGATGGAGGCGATGGACGGCCACATTCCGGTGCCGGAGCGCGCGGTGGACCAGCCGTTTTTGATGCCGATCGAGGACGTGTTCTCGATCTCGGGTCGCGGCACGGTGGTCACGGGGCGCATCGAG encodes the following:
- the tuf gene encoding elongation factor Tu, with translation SKAKFERTKPHVNVGTIGHVDHGKTTLTAALTKVQAEAVGGEARAFDMIDNAPEERARGITIATAHVEYESNERHYAHVDCPGHADYVKNMITGAAQMDGAILVVSAADGPMPQTREHILLGRQVGVPSIVVYLNKADMVDDPELLELVEMEVRELLSSYDYDGDETPVVTGSALKALEGDQSEIGVPSILRLMEAMDGHIPVPERAVDQPFLMPIEDVFSISGRGTVVTGRIERGVIKTGEEIELVGLHDTRKTTVTGVEMFRKLLDQGEAGDNVGLLLRGIKREDVERGQVACKPKSITPHTKFTGEVYVLSKDEGGRHTPFFQGYRPQFYFRTTDVTGTVELPEGTEMVMPGDNVTITVSLIAPIAMEEGVRFAIREGGRTVGAGVVSKIIE